ATACAAGGCAGGGGAGAATCATGCATCTTCATAGTTTGACACTTTTAGAGGAACCTAGTTCACAAGAAATCAGTGTATTAGGAAGACAGAGCATATAGCTCAATGCAAGATACTCTTAAGCTACAAATTTATAGAGGATGCATCTCCTAAAACCCGAAACTTTTTAGGGATTCCGCCTGCCTGGAATCCCTGGTACTCgtatatttttaaaagatGAATCAAACGTTTTGCTGACGTAGCGGATCCAGCATCCTTGCGATGCCAAGAGTTACCTATAACAACCCTATCCCCTACCGGGAAGGaatgtaaatttataaCACTCTACACCTACTCAGCTCTACACGATTGCCACACAGTGACTCATAGATAGCTAACAAAAACACTACACGCACCAAAACTTAATTTATAATTCCACAAATAGGAACTATTCCTATCCGCAGCGCTTAGTAGAACAAAGCAACGGCAAAGACAACAGCAACGGCAGAGAAGACGCCATAGACGGAGAACCCATCGTATTGGGTCTTGTAGTCGGCAGAGAAGCTTGGGTTTATGCCGTTGAGGATCTTGGCAGCGGCAGTAACATCAACTCTGACCCAGGAATCACCAGCCTTCTCGAAGAATACTTCCTTGATTCTGGCATCTGGCTTGTAGAGGTACCAGACGGTAGCAACCTTCTTGTCACCATGAGCATAGACAGTGAGGCCAAGGAAGACTTCGTAGCTACCATCGACGAGGACATGGTCACCAAAGGTAACCTTGCTGATCTTCTTGCCAGTGGCGGTGAAGGTGTGCTTCTTGCCAGAGCCGAAGGCCTCAGAGCCGAAGAGGGCAGTGTCCTCATGCTTGTCGAGGTCACCGACAACTTCCTCACGGCCCTTGAACAAGACTTGCTCGTAGAGGTCAGCAAGTGGCATCTCAACCCAGGCATCACCCTCCTTCTTGAAGGCGAGGTGAAGAGCAGGGACAACGCAGACAGTAAGATAGTGCTTGTCCTCCTTCAAGTGAGTGGTCACGGACCTTGGAGCATCTACCTTCAAGTCGAAGGCCTTGACAACCTTGTCACCATCAACAACCTTCTCGACGGCATAGCCACTGTGTGCGGTATAGACAACCTTGCCAGCGGTAGTGTCATCAACGGTTATGTGGTCAAGAGTAGTGGCTCCGAGAGTGACAACGGCGCCAGAGACCTTTGGTGCCTCATCGGCGAAGATTCCAGAGACGGCCAAGTATGCGAGGGTAAAAACGCCGGCGAAAGACTTGCTcaacattttaatggacTTCTAAATCAGCGATTCGATAATAATAGATAAATTCGTGAAATTTTTGACACGACCGATAGCAACTAGTGGAATTTAGAACGTGACGGGGTGCCTCCAACCTCTTTCCACCCTCCAATTTTCCACCTTATTTTTCTGGGGCTATGGAAGGTTGGAGTGTGAACGGAATTCCACGCATGAGAGCTCGACCTCGGCATGCCTTGCAGGCATTTAGGCATCTGTTCGCCCTTTTACAATTTATCTTTTCGCCCAACTGTGCTCGCGTCGTGATTTTGGCCGGAAACGGCTACACCCTTTGGGATGAGGGTGTAGACTTACCCACGGAATAAACGTCTCCAAATGCGCACGTTTTCGGCATTGTGTATCCATAAACTTGctttaaatatttttggtTCCATTTTTAGCACTTGGGGAAGGGGTCATTAGCCAAGGTGTGTTGAGAGGTCAGGGTGTGCCCATTTTTTGCACTagaatcttcattatcTCGAGTGTTATAGCATTTCCTAGCTTTTAAATATGATATATCCCGTATCTCTACCGTTTATGCTTCTTGTATTCCCCTGGCCCTGTCATGCGGGGGGTCTAGGGTGTGAGTTTTGGAGTTTCTCCGAATCTAGGCCACATTCCCCTGCCTTCCATAGATTTTTTGTGAAATTATCTGCAGATATTGTTACAGAACCGCCTACAGGGTTGACCT
The sequence above is drawn from the Theileria equi strain WA chromosome 4 map unlocalized gcontig_1105471998858, whole genome shotgun sequence genome and encodes:
- a CDS encoding equi merozoite antigen 2 (encoded by transcript BEWA_017320A); this encodes MLSKSFAGVFTLAYLAVSGIFADEAPKVSGAVVTLGATTLDHITVDDTTAGKVVYTAHSGYAVEKVVDGDKVVKAFDLKVDAPRSVTTHLKEDKHYLTVCVVPALHLAFKKEGDAWVEMPLADLYEQVLFKGREEVVGDLDKHEDTALFGSEAFGSGKKHTFTATGKKISKVTFGDHVLVDGSYEVFLGLTVYAHGDKKVATVWYLYKPDARIKEVFFEKAGDSWVRVDVTAAAKILNGINPSFSADYKTQYDGFSVYGVFSAVAVVFAVALFY